From a single Plutella xylostella chromosome 5, ilPluXylo3.1, whole genome shotgun sequence genomic region:
- the LOC105388357 gene encoding PAS domain-containing serine/threonine-protein kinase, with amino-acid sequence MDSARLLNFSRSPDSSNVTPTKPRLGKFLDVYSPQHLNLTPKPGGRNLGFKGTSDCKQSLFTPDKVAQVDYRCRTVKAQPLRHVSSNHSFEGNQSFPRLNRRVRPIMMELETPSKVKPASDLVRVDGPNGLRFNTSLAGGDATSSPASSVAGWQQSINTSKAVFTIEPNTSKILIVNNKACSLLGYSSGELCGLQFSDLIRNRSTKTFSLHDTDSCDVSDDGTLVLLSGKVVELICKDGRASQVSLWIRQLDNDGPCLVVAEPVNCKNIVLTVDAESGCVVSVDSGDAALVFAAESSEQLVGLPLATLVPAVRLPRAARAVPPDQAKQTLTGRTLEGGAFPLCLWISKPENNESWSMKTHKDKPLLEINIRVTLNVSGLLVVDEAGLITACNHHFAMLTFGKPHSEVIGHHIEEVIQNFCRESDRIKIPERGRNMTLSPVNNDVNGSVSDTDEDSCGDFNGSQKSACMSLNVHQSQISQATREKSSSALCLDKSCSLVTHTPTPTQDMVSSISTTEQRNDTSALPDVTSGMSGISIDEEAYCQSSISKSRSENILRSEQSNLKSNQAKNAEKSDSIYYTSQHSQELTPTGNAPRVRLNDPSLRLSFDSSKYKSLKVNLPNQGKDDKSSLSLDFCDSNETSADFLTPINEMPPPGCEIEELPKHNGNESIESLSNDIDLETQTESAPRRRYEDEPPDTPCVAKRLLRAVTSTPQSRDRNSIAVQDGTYRSVVKHNDGHYMHVVYTVSSMQVSAARRVRCVWLGVELEHGLACSLTSTGDNSAANKTTSSRPQSMSLMSQCGEEQVAGDYNKHYVTLKQIGKGAYGCVKMAYRRSDRLLCVAKFILKEKVGAQFWVDNPDGKRVPLELSLLLTLKHPNIVTVIDAFENDKYFQMVMEKHGAGMDLFEFIERRPRLDEPLVSYIFRQVAQAVEYLHSLNILHRDIKDENIIIDNKFHIKLIDFGSATFMNKDTLFSTFYGTTEYCSPEVLAGNKYAGPELEMWSMGITLYVLTFFVNPFTDIEDTIQGPLVMPHPVSEDLEHLLRWMLHKDPAARCTVPQLTSHAWLTQPAPPGKHQFHELLVCDRHEANPEMYYSGSLSSPRSGSLISLAEHLAKERSNPSEVAIRSDGKPSRDEPKRNSMALHALSTADKDAQSDNYSLRSSADILDISSKPVSEAALTDISSDATGHAACDIDYDCDQYECDSWDECEQDSFS; translated from the exons ATGGATTCTGCACGTTTGCTAAACTTTAGCAG ATCTCCAGATTCATCAAATGTGACTCCTACAAAACCGAGACTAGGAAAATTCTTAGATGTCTACTCTCCTCAACATCTTAACTTGACGCCAAAACCTggg GGAAGAAACTTGGGCTTCAAAGGAACTAGTGATTGTAAACAAAGTCTGTTTACACCTGATAAAGTAGCACAAGTGGACTACAGGTGCAG AACTGTAAAAGCACAGCCTCTGCGCCATGTATCATCCAATCATTCTTTTGAGGGTAACCAAAGCTTTCCACGTCTGAACCGAAGAGTGCGTCCCATCATGATGGAACTAGAGACTCCAAGCAAGGTGAAGCCTGCCAGTGATCTAGTGCGAG TGGATGGCCCTAATGGTCTCCGCTTCAACACTTCCTTGGCTGGGGGAGATGCAACCAGCTCCCCAGCCTCGTCCGTGGCCGGATGGCAGCAGTCCATCAACACCAGCAAGGCAGTGTTCACCATTGAGCCTAATACTTCTAAA ATCCTCATAGTAAACAATAAAGCGTGCTCCCTGCTTGGCTATTCATCTGGAGAGCTCTGTGGCCTACAGTTCTCTGATCTGATCCGCAATAGAAGCACCAAGACATTCAGCCTGCACGACACTGACAGCTGCGATGTATCTGACGACGGCACTCTTGTGTTACTCAGTGGCAAG GTTGTGGAGCTGATTTGCAAAGATGGACGGGCGTCGCAAGTATCACTTTGGATAAGACAGTTGGACAATGATGGACCATGTTTAGTTGTTGCTGAGCCAGTTAACTGTAAGAATATAGTT TTAACAGTAGACGCCGAGTCCGGCTGCGTGGTCTCCGTGGACAGTGGCGACGCGGCGCTAGTCTTCGCGGCGGAGAGCTCGGAGCAGCTGGTGGGGCTGCCGCTGGCGACGCTGGTGCCCGCCGTGCGGctgccgcgcgccgcccgcgccgtgCCGCCCGACCAGGCCAAGCAGACGCTCACTG GTCGAACGTTAGAAGGCGGCGCGTTTCCTCTGTGCCTGTGGATATCCAAACCAGAGAATAACGAGTCTTGGTCTATGAAGACGCACAAAGACAAACCTCTCTTAGAAATTAATATTAGG GTAACACTAAACGTAAGCGGTTTGCTAGTAGTGGACGAAGCAGGCCTCATCACGGCTTGCAACCACCACTTCGCCATGTTGACCTTCGGCAAACCCCACTCGGAGGTCATCGGCCACCACATTGAGGAGGTCATACAGAACTTCTGCCGGGAATCTGACAGGATCAAGATACCGGAGCGCGGCCGGAATATGACCCTGTCACCTGTGAATAATGATGTTAATGGATCCG TGTCTGATACTGACGAAGATTCCTGCGGAGATTTTAACGGCAGCCAGAAAAGTGCCTGCATGTCCCTCAACGTGCACCAATCACAGATATCCCAAGCGACCAGAGAGAAGTCCTCCAGTGCCTTATGTCTAGACAAGTCTTGTAGCCTGGTCACCCACACACCGACACCCACTCAAGACATGGTGTCCAGTATAAGCACTACGGAACAAAGAAATGACACATCGGCTCTACCTGATGTGACGTCAGGCATGTCCGGAATATCTATTGACGAAGAAGCGTATTGCCAAAGTTCCATATCGAAGTCGCGATCGGAAAATATACTTAGATCAGAACAATCCAACTTGAAAAGCAATCAAGCCAAAAACGCCGAAAAGTCAGACTCTATTTACTACACCTCACAGCACTCACAAGAGCTCACGCCAACGGGAAATGCTCCTAGAGTGAGGCTAAACGACCCGTCTTTACGCTTGTCTTTTGATAGCAGTAAATACAAATCGTTGAAGGTGAATTTGCCAAATCAAGGGAAGGACGACAAGAGTAGCCTTTCGCTAGACTTCTGCGACTCAAATGAGACAAGTGCAGATTTCTTGACTCCAATAAATGAGATGCCTCCACCTGGCTGTGAGATTGAGGAACTACCGAAACACAATGGCAATGAGAGCATTGAGAGTTTGAGCAATGATATCGATTTGGAGACACAGACTGAATCCGCCCCTAGAAGACGGTATGAAG ACGAGCCCCCAGACACGCCGTGTGTGGCGAAGCGGTTGCTTCGAGCCGTCACCTCCACGCCGCAGTCTCGCGACAGAAACTCCATCGCCGTACAAGACGGCACCTATCGCTCTGTTGTCAAACATAACGATGGGCATTATATGC ACGTGGTGTACACGGTGTCGTCGATGCAGGTGTCTGCGGCGCGGCGCGTGCGCTGCGTGTGGCTTGGAGTGGAGCTGGAGCACGGGCTGGCCTGCAGCCTCACGTCCACCGGAGACAACTCG GCTGCCAACAAGACGACCAGCAGCCGCCCGCAGTCGATGTCGCTGATGAGCCAGTGCGGCGAGGAGCAGGTCGCCGGCGACTACAACAAACATTACGTCACGCTGAAGCAAATCG GTAAAGGCGCATACGGCTGCGTCAAAATGGCGTATCGGCGCTCGGACCGGCTACTCTGTGTGGCCAAGTTTATCCTGAAGGAGAAAGTCGGCGCTCAGTTCTGGGTCGACAACCCTGACGGCAAGCGGGTGCCGCTGGAACTCAGTTTACTGCTGACGTTGAAGCATCCTAATATT GTGACAGTAATAGACGCGTTCGAGAACGACAAGTACTTCCAGATGGTGATGGAGAAGCACGGCGCCGGCATGGACCTGTTCGAGTTCATCGAGCGAAGGCCTAGACTGGACGAGCCTCTAGTCAGCTACATATTCAGACAG GTCGCCCAAGCAGTAGAATACCTCCACTCGCTGAACATCCTCCACCGAGACATAAAGGACGAGAACATAATCATAGACAACAAGTTCCACATCAAACTGATCGACTTCGGCTCGGCCACGTTCATGAATAAGGACACCCTGTTCTCTACCTTCTATGGCACCACGGAGTATTGCAGTCCGGAAGTACTGGctgggaataa ATACGCGGGCCCAGAGCTGGAGATGTGGTCGATGGGGATAACCCTGTACGTGCTCACGTTCTTCGTTAACCCGTTCACCGACATCGAGGACACCATCCAGGGGCCGCTCGTCATGCCGCACCCTGTGTCTGAAG ACCTAGAGCACCTGCTGCGCTGGATGCTGCACAAGGACCCCGCCGCGCGCTGCACCGTGCCGCAGCTGACGTCACACGCCTGGCTGAcgcagcccgcgccgcccggcAAGCACCAGTTCCACGAGCTGCTCGTGTGTG atCGACACGAAGCAAACCCAGAAATGTACTACAGCGGCAGTCTGAGCTCTCCCAGGAGTGGCTCGCTCATATCCCTGGCTGAACATTTAGCTAAAG AACGTTCGAACCCTTCAGAAGTGGCGATCCGTTCCGACGGCAAGCCTTCCCGAGACGAGCCGAAGCGCAACTCGATGGCTCTGCACGCGCTCTCCACGGCCGATAAAGACGCGCAGTCTGACAACTATAGTCTACGGTCCTCGGCTGAT ATCCTAGATATATCCTCTAAGCCGGTATCAGAGGCGGCGCTCACAGACATAAGCTCGGACGCGACGGGCCACGCCGCCTGCGACATCGACTACGACTGCGACCAGTACGAGTGCGACAGCTGGGACGAGTGCGAGCAGGACAGCTTCTCGTAG